The Nitrospira sp. genome includes the window GGACCGGACACCTTGCTGGGCGCATTTTTCGGCCAGGCGCATATCAAAATCCTCTTCGCGCTGCCCGCCATGATTCTCGCCACCCTGTTCGTCACCTTTCCGTTCATGGTACGGGAACTTACGCCACTGCTGCAGACATTGGGCACGGAAGAAGAAGAGGCGGCACGGACATTGGGCGCCGGCGAGTGGCAGGTGTTTCTCAAGGTGACCCTCCCTGCCTTACGCTGGGGGCTGGTCTATGGCGCTACCCTCACCGTCGCGCGGGCGATCGGCGAATTCGGCGCCGTACTGGTCGTGTCCGGCAATATCCTGTTGCTGACGCAAACGGCGACCTTGCATATCTATCAAAGTTATGTCGATTTCAATTACGTGGCGGCCAATGCCGTGGCCTTGACGCTGCTCGCCGTCTCCTTCGCAATTCTCACGGTGCTGGAGATCG containing:
- a CDS encoding sulfate ABC transporter permease — its product is MRWLLIGIVWLYFLVLLVGPILYMASQSFSEGLAAFWTEISRPEAIHGFTLTAEITLIVLALNLIFGTLTALVLARQQFWGRSLISGVIDLPFAVSPVIAGFMLILLFGPDTLLGAFFGQAHIKILFALPAMILATLFVTFPFMVRELTPLLQTLGTEEEEAARTLGAGEWQVFLKVTLPALRWGLVYGATLTVARAIGEFGAVLVVSGNILLLTQTATLHIYQSYVDFNYVAANAVALTLLAVSFAILTVLEIAKARAETTVAEAGAQ